A region from the Pochonia chlamydosporia 170 chromosome Unknown PCv3seq00013, whole genome shotgun sequence genome encodes:
- a CDS encoding caib baif family enzyme (similar to Colletotrichum gloeosporioides Nara gc5 XP_007279520.1), with protein sequence MEAITESKAAGTSPICYIVTPVGMLGYGLDEDSTARELATAVSTGIPTALILDSGSTDSGPGKLAFGSMTCPRSAYVKDLAKLLALVYRFHVPLIFSSAGGDGTDEHVGEMCQILEEVAADERYHGHRFKIISIFSSIDKATVSSRLKEGRITGCGPCVPPLSEDDINSSRRIVGQIGPEPFVDTMEANPDFNVIVAGRAYDPAPYAAYAMFQLRRRFPNISPEDIDKRVGGFLHMGKILECGGLCSTPKSSGAVSATYEDGRFDVWPIDPASRCTPISVAAHALYENTRPDILRGPGGVLYLDQSKYEQLEDGRSVRVSGSNFRPLKNDGAPYQLKLEAARTIGYRTMFLGTVKDSILIRQIDTLLARVKKYAQQQHPEAGGMWQLDFHVYGSQRDAANAPAEIFIVAEALAQNQQLATSIASKARIAMIHGSYPGQKATAGNFGFGIGGLTEIELGECAQFCIYHLMELDLGEERLPASTCEVSNKVTPLIRSNVSFIGNGQDTLPNNGLKGSIEGIQTQLAGTSLKHTDKNETNGQIFQGPASSPGTLSDVSEILRSKNAGPYEITIDILFFTREIYGRIQDCDVVSAENVSQALNIDQKDIIWMGFFEPALAFKVTIPRFRNGKMTSAGSFMEDDVHGSQQHTGIARMKLPKNYFSTKASSL encoded by the exons ATGGAAGCGATCACTGAGTCGAAAGCAGCGGGCACCAGCCCAATATGCTATATCGTCACACCGGTAGGTATGTTGGGATACGGCTTAGATGAGGATTCTACAGCCAGGGAGCTCGCAACGGCTGTATCCACTGGCATCCCAACTGCACTCATTTTGGACTCTGGGTCGACCGACAGCGGCCCAGGAAAGCTTGCCTTTGGGTCAATGACATGCCCACGATCAGCCTACGTAAAGGATTTGGCCAAACTACTAGCGCTAGTTTACAGATTCCATGTCCCCTTGATATTTTCCTCTGCTGGTGGCGATGGTACAGACGAACATGTAGGAGAAATGTGCCAGATCTTAGAGGAAGTTGCAGCAGATGAAAGATACCA TGGGCATCGATTCAAGATCATCTCGATATTCTCTAGCATCGACAAAGCAACAGTTTCGTCACGTCTCAAGGAAGGACGCATCACAGGCTGCGGACCATGTGTGCCACCGCTTTCCGAGGACGACATTAACTCGTCGCGGAGAATAGTTGGCCAAATAGGACCTGAACCATTTGTCGATACTATGGAAGCTAATCCGGATTTCAACGTTATTGTGGCCGGCAGAGCGTATGATCCAGCTCCATACGCAGCATACGCAATGTTCCAGCTGCGGCGGCGATTTCCAAACATAAGTCCCGAAGATATCGACAAGCGAGTTGGTGGTTTCCTACACATGGGCAAAATTTTGGAATGCGGCGGCTTATGCTCTACTCCCAAATCCTCGGGTGCTGTTTCGGCAACCTATGAGGATGGCAGATTTGATGTTTGGCCCATTGATCCTGCATCCCGTTGCACACCGATCTCTGTGGCTGCACATGCCTTATATGAGAATACTAGACCGGATATTCTAAGAGGACCGGGCGGTGTTCTTTACCTGGACCAATCCAAGTATGAGCAGCTCGAGGATGGAAGATCTGTCCGAGTTAGCGGTAGTAACTTTCGACCTTTGAAGAATGACGGTGCGCCTTACCAGTTAAAGCTGGAAGCGGCTCGTACTATTGGATATCGCACAATGTTTTTGGGTACCGTTAAAGACA GTATTTTGATCAGGCAAATCGATACATTGCTAGCTCGAGTTAAGAAATAtgcccaacagcaacatccaGAAGCTGGAGGAATGTGGCAGCTCGACTTCCATGTCTATGGATCCCAAAGAGATGCAGCGAACGCGCCTGCTGAAATATTCATAGTGGCTGAGGCTCTGGCTCAAAACCAACAGCTTGCCACGAGTATTGCCTCCAAGGCGAGGATTGCCATGATT CACGGGTCGTATCCAGGGCAGAAAGCCACTGCTGGAAACTTTGGGTTTGGGATTGGTGGCCTGACTGAGATTGAACTGGGAGAGTGTGCCCAGTTCTGCATTTATCACCTCATGGAACTAGATCTCGGAGAGGAGCGACTCCCAGCGTCCACTTGTGAGGTTTCTAACAAAGTTACGCCACTGATTCGGTCTAATGTGTCATTTATTGGCAATGGACAAGACACCCTGCCAAACAACGGCTTGAAAGGCAGTATCGAAGGTATCCAAACTCAACTCGCCGGCACATCGTTAAAGCATACAGATAAAAATGAAACCAACGGCCAAATCTTTCAAGGCCCCGCGAGCTCTCCCGGTACTCTCTCGGATGTATCAGAGATTCTGCGGTCCAAGAACGCCGGCCCTTATGAGATTACTATCGACATTCTGTTCTTCACAAGAGAAATATATGGCCGAATACAGGATTGCGATGTCGTATCAGCGGAGAATGTCTCTCAGGCTCTCAACATTGATCAGAAGGATATCATTTGGATGGGATTCTTTGAGCCTGCTCTTGCCTTTAAGGTTACGATCCCACGGTTTAGGAATGGAAAAATGACGTCTGCTGGTAGCTTTATGGAGGATGATGTGCATGGATCTCAGCAGCATACTGGTATAGCACGGATGAAGCTACCAAAGAACTACTTCTCTACTAAAGCGTCCTCCCTTTAG
- a CDS encoding proton myo-inositol cotransporter protein (similar to Eutypa lata UCREL1 XP_007789664.1), producing MDQPESQQNTADFDKAARASHIELAPTSSSSAAANVRQEAIISPNAKDAMPPTSEDEANMPLWTAMRQYPKIVWCFASLTIISVGWGFDLVLIGSITAVRPFQKDYGQYYEDKWIIPALWLSLWSASTPIGMVIGSIWGGLLQDRIGRRWTLMAGSFISAIAVAIIFCSYLPESIEGRRTSFFIGKIIQGTSGGMLKSTAITYISETSPVSIRAPAMGLFPMGNLLGQLIGAIVVFFINNIESHTGYLGAFGAQWLLAVAPFILACVIPESPAYLESKDKREDASRAAYRLFAPKTDPLVVLAQLRETLAEERAILGNASYITCFRGRNTRRTMLIIMVNFFPSMFGLELLSKSSYFIQTVGMPSSQSLIFLIAGIVAGCIGNLIGMYILSRVGRRVATLSSLGVTAVLWVGMGISGSWTGPAVYFFACGIMTAVIVVCSLGVWPAVYAISGETSSLQLRAKTQAIGQVVQQASSVVMQFVLPFIFNPDSGDLGVRTGFVFAGTCVIAFALTWFFLPEMKGRSTLELDQMFNLDLPAKEFKKWRREHEE from the coding sequence ATGGACCAACCGGAATCTCAGCAGAATACTGCCGATTTCGACAAAGCAGCACGAGCAAGCCATATTGAATTGGCTCCAACGTCAAGCTCCTCCGCTGCCGCAAATGTCCGACAAGAGGCCATTATATCGCCAAACGCCAAAGATGCAATGCCCCCAACCTCAGAAGATGAGGCAAACATGCCATTGTGGACGGCCATGCGCCAATATCCCAAAATAGTGTGGTGCTTTGCCTCGCTTACCATTATCTCTGTTGGATGGGGCTTTGATCTCGTACTCATTGGTTCCATCACTGCCGTCAGACCGTTCCAAAAAGATTACGGCCAATATTATGAAGATAAATGGATCATACCGGCCCTTTGGTTGTCTCTCTGGTCGGCGTCCACCCCGATCGGCATGGTCATAGGTTCAATATGGGGAGGGTTGCTCCAGGACCGCATCGGACGCAGATGGACTCTCATGGCCGGCAGTTTCATCTCTGCTATAGCTGTGGCTATAATATTCTGCTCCTATCTTCCGGAGAGCATAGAAGGTCGCCGGACAAGTTTCTTCATTGGAAAGATTATCCAAGGAACTTCGGGCGGCATGCTCAAGTCGACTGCGATAACGTACATCTCCGAAACTTCACCTGTGTCTATTCGAGCACCGGCCATGGGGCTCTTTCCTATGGGAAATCTTCTTGGTCAGCTTATTGGAGCCATTGTCGTCtttttcatcaacaacatcgaaAGCCATACCGGATATCTTGGCGCCTTTGGAGCCCAGTGGCTTCTCGCAGTAGCTCCTTTCATTCTCGCATGTGTTATACCGGAAAGTCCGGCATATCTCGAGTCAAAAGACAAGAGGGAAGACGCTTCCAGAGCTGCATATAGACTCTTTGCACCAAAGACAGATCCactggtggttttggcgcAGCTACGGGAAACCCTTGCCGAAGAGAGAGCCATCTTGGGCAATGCAAGCTACATTACTTGTTTTCGCGGCCGAAACACGCGCCGCACAATGCTTATTATCATGGTCAACTTCTTTCCATCCATGTTTGGGCTAGAGCtattgtcaaagtcaagttaTTTTATTCAAACTGTCGGCATGCCTTCAAGCCAGAGCCTAATATTTCTTATCGCGGGTATCGTGGCAGGCTGTATTGGCAACCTAATTGGAATGTATATTCTTTCGCGAGTTGGGCGACGAGTCGCCACGCTTTCGTCTCTTGGTGTCACCGCCGTTCTCTGGGTAGGCATGGGTATATCAGGGTCTTGGACCGGGCCTGCAGTCTACTTCTTTGCTTGCGGTATAATGACGGCCGTCATCGTTGTCTGCAGCTTAGGTGTTTGGCCAGCGGTTTACGCTATTTCAGGTGAAACCAGCTCGTTGCAGCTGCGGGCCAAGACCCAAGCCATTGGTCAAGTCGTTCAACAAGCTTCATCCGTCGTGATGCAATTCGTACTCCCATTTATTTTTAATCCTGACTCAGGGGATTTGGGTGTTAGGACAGGATTCGTCTTCGCAGGAACGTGTGTCATTGCCTTCGCACTGACGTGGTTCTTCTTACCGGAGATGAAGGGCAGAAGCACGTTGGAGCTCGACCAGATGTTTAATCTCGACCTGCCTGCTAAGGAGTTCAAGAAATGGCGGCGAGAGCACGAGGAGTAG